Genomic segment of Dromiciops gliroides isolate mDroGli1 chromosome 3, mDroGli1.pri, whole genome shotgun sequence:
TGCCAAGGTGCAGGCTAGGCACGAGGCCcctgggggtgaggtgggggtgggggcccgCAGGCACCTGGCCCAGCCCAGGGAAGCCCTCCCTGACTCCTACTCTCACCTGCACTGCCTTCTGGTCAGAGACTCTCTTCTCATGAGAACTGGGCTGAGCAGGCCTCACTTGGAGGGATCCTACGGGGAACAGAGTGGGGGCACAGGGCACTGCCCAAGGCAGAAGCTCTTCCACATACCCACCTAGGGCACTTGGCCTGCAGATGGATAATAAAGAGATGCCAAGCCTGTGCTGGGGAATGGGAGATGGGTGGAATCCCCAAGTGTCTGGGCTCTGGCCCCACAGAGCAGCTGGGGTACTCGCAGGTGCTAGGCTcctgaggggtgaaggaaggagaaCCAAAGCCTCTTTAGTACCCTGCTCTTTGGCCAGGCCCCAGGTCAACCTGGCTTCCCCAGAGGGGCTTTACGCTGGTGGTCGTTTCCTGCCCTGCCCCCATCTCAGAAAATCTGTGGTACAAATCAAAAGACAgctcacccctcccctccccacatcaCAGTCCCATCCCCAGAGCCTCCCTCTTGCTCCACCTGCCCAAACTCACCTCTGTTCCTGAGACCACATTTCCCTCCAGGCTTCAGGGATGGGGGTGCTATGGGAGAAGGGGGATCCATACCTTGGGGACAGCAGCAGGACACCCCCTAGGATAGTCTGGGCCTCCTGGCACCAGAGCCTAGTGCTGGCGCTGCCTTGCAGTGAGActggctgggggggtggggataaAGGGCCCCCTCAGACATCCTTTGGAAGTCCCCAAACTCTTACTTAACCTTTGGTGAGGGGTTTCTGTCAAGGCCACTAGGGTCTCTTCCTCCTGCTGCTTTTCCCCACTGCATTCTGCAGTAGATTCTCCTAGATCTTTGGGCTGCAGCACCTTCCGGTTCTGCTGCTTTTCTCCCACTTTCTGAGTAGATGCCCTTGACCTTTGCCAATCATCAAGGGCCTTGTGTAGTTCTAATTTCTTTCATCCGTCCTTCCCTCCTCTTGCCTCTCCAGTTGGCTCCTCTGGCTTTTCCTGATGTTGCTTCAGTTCCTGATATCCCTTTTCAACCTCTTCTCCAAGAACCCTCCTGCATTCTACTTCGAGGGTCTCTACTCCTAAGGCCTAGGCTGCCTCCCAGAGAGGACCCAGCTCCCCAGGCCTCACCTCCAGGGTCTCACCATAAGCAAAGTGCAAAAGGTGGGCAAAGATGGGAGGGCTGATCCCCTCAATTAATGTCCATTGGCCTCTCCTACCCAGCTGCTGGCTCAGGCGGGCCAGCACCAGGCTGTGGGCTGGGAACTCCTCTATCCCCACACTGATCACAGCATCACAGAGTGCTGGCCTCAGACTGGCTGCTAGTTATACTAATTCATCAACACCATGGGGGCTGCGCAACTGCACAGAAGGCATAGAAGGCAAGGGCATTGCACCCTGTCCAAGGAATGGACTCAGAGACTCCTGGGGAAAGGCAGCAAAGTGTGGCCCATTTAAGGGAGGAACAGCATGGCTCCAGCCTGTAGAAGAAGAAAGATCAAATAAGGGAATTGTTGAACAGAGCCACTAGCCCTAGGCTATGAATAACTTGACCTACCAAGAGAGGAAGAGTTGAAACTACAGTATGAGGTGTGATGGGTAATGGAAGCTAGGTCTAAGTGAAGGACTTCTGGTATGAAAGACACCATAACAGGATTCTTTCTCCAGCCCTTGAGTTCTCTCAGTAGACtaaagtccaggggcagctaggtggtgcagtggatagagcaccggccctggagtcaggagtacctgagttcaaatccggcctcagacacttaatacttactagctgtgttacctggggcaagtcacttaacccccattgcctcactaaaaaaaaattaaaaaaaaaaaaagaataaaggccTTCTGTGTGTCCAGACTGAGAAAGGAATAGAAGATTTTAGAAGGTCTCAAAGAACAgcagggtgggagggtggggggattCCAGTGATACCAAACACTAGTTAAAACTTTGAGGGAGCTAGGAGCTCCTCCATCAGCCCCTTAACTTAAACAGTAGCTAGCTAGCGGTCACTGGATAGTGCCCTTTATAAATTGGATGGAACTAGCAAGGATTCAGTATCCAGAGTCATAGAAAGGGAATCAGAGATGAGGTCAGGGTTTCAGTGGAAATCAAGGCAAGCTCTAAAGCATTTTCTCCTGGAACTGAGGACTCCCCAACAATGAACCAGGAAGAGGGTGGCCTATTCTTAGGGAATCATGAGAAAGGGAGAAGCTGAGGTTGAGAGACTGAGAATCCTGGGAGGATCAGAAACAAGAGGAAAAGACTGAAGGGGAGATTTCattaaagacagaaaaggaagttgCAGAAGTGAAGGCTGTTATTGCCCAAGTTCAGGAAAGGCTGAGAAAATTGAAAAGGCTAATTGCTCCAAATGTCTTAAGTATAGTATTTTGTGAGGTACAAACTGGAGAATAAAAAAACACAGCTTTGTGTTGTCTCTTGCAAAAACAGAAAACCCTgggtaaaagagagagaactggttTCAAAGACAATAATTTTCGTGGAAAGGGGGCTAAAGAATATTGGATAGCATACAGAGGATACAGACCCACAAAGGCTAATAAATGGGGTTTAGAAGCAGAGATATAATGTGGGGTAGGAAAGAAAGCCGCAGCTAGGGAAAACAGACCACTCACCAGTTGTAGACACTTCGGGTCTCTGAACTGCTCTTGGGGCACCCACTACCCAGGCCTCAATTTCTATTAGCTCCACCCACTTCTCTTGGGGCCCCCTTATAGGATGTCTCAGTCTACCATTTTCCCTCTGAGACAGTAGAGTTTTATACCCCTTTATATGCCTGAGAATCTAAGCAAGGTGCCCTCAATTTTCTGTTCTAGGATCACTTATTTTGTGACCCCTACTTCTTGTTCCTAGGGCTGACAACTGATTTGTAACTAACTCTGGGTTGGAAAGATGGAAGTTATTTATACTCCGGTCCTGAAAGAGACAGATTCAAAGGAGTGGaaacaaagcaaatacaaaatgatctCATCCCTCACACTGAATCATGCTGGGTACCTATGATCAAGATTTGCTCAATGGGAATGTTTCCCACTGCAGAGACCATTATGGTGGAGAGAAGTGTTCACCAGGTGGCTGTGACTTAAAGTATCTACCAAGAAAGGGGAGGGCCCAGGGTAGACTGGAAATGTCTCTGAAGGGGAGGCTTTCCCTTTCCCAGGAAGTAGCAAGttatatttctttgaaataaagATTCAAGGCTTCTTTCACTTCCTGCCCAAGAGGATGGATGCCCAGTAGATTTCCCCTCTTACATTTTAGTACTCTGATATAGGATAGAGAGACTAAAAAACTCAAATTTCTTATCCTTCTACATCCTACTCCttagggaagaagataaggagggaagggtgaaagaagggagggcagagcagaggagggggcagtcagaagcaaaagacttttgaggaggaatagggtacaagaagagagaaaatagagtaaatatcatgggaagggaataggatggagggaaatagccatgatgattgactataatggcaaaatatatggcacctactttgctgggctattgtgaagaaaatggtGAAGTTGAAggtatataaaggttatgatgaacaggatgctatcagaaaaacttggaaagacctacatgaactgaagcagagtgaaatgtactgtatacaaaagaacagcagtagtgtaagatgatctgggaaggatgtggttattttcagcaatgcaatgatccaatataactctgaaggacttaggaaaattgcaatccatctacaaagagaactgatggtatctgaaaacagaatgaagcataatttttttgatagttccttaatctgatattttgtttttgtctgttttctctcacaacatggctgatgtggagatgttttccgtgactactcatgtataacttatattgaattcttggggatgggggttgggaagggagggaggaagagaagttggaacacaaagttttaaaaattgatgtcaaaatttgttttaacatgtaatttggaaaataaaattctaaacccATCCTACTCCTTGCCACAAACCCTTCAAATCCCTCAGTTTCTAGGTTCCATCCTAGGATCTAAGACTCCTGTACCCCCAGCCCACATTTCTTTTGCCTGTGGCTCCTTCCTAGCATCCAGGTGAAAACAAGAATGGCATTCTGGGGGGCAGTttttaggtggtgaagtggataaagcaccagccctagattcaggaggacctgaattcaaattctgcctcagacacttgacaattactagctgtgtgaccctgggcaagtcacttagttaaccttcattaccctgccaaaaaaattaaattattctgCGTTCTCCCCACACAAGAATTCCTTTGTTTTGTCCCTATATCCAAATCACCTAGTACAGTATTTTGTACACAATAGGTGATTaattcatgtttgttgaattagaactggaagggaccttagagattatctagaccaatctctttttttcaggttttctCTAGTTTCTGCTCCCTTCCAAGAAAGTTGGTTTGTCTTCTAACAGTCATGAATAATTGAATTAGAGTGTGCCACTGAaagaggagatggggaagagCAGGTGAAGTGAGGAGACAAAAGTTGTGGCTGTGAGTCACTTGAGGGGGAATATGAgtcagaatgaaagggaaaatgcAAATAGGCTATCTGTACTCATGTGCCCGTCCTTTGGACCTCAAAGATTTTCCGTTACTGTGCTTTTGACTCTTTATATTCCCACACTCATGGACATAGCCAGAGACCCAAATAAAGGGACACTCACAGAAACTTAAAAATAcactgattggggcagctaggtggcgcagtggatagagtaccggccctggattcaggacctgagttcaaattcagtttcagacacttgacactaactagctgtgtgaccctgggcaagtcaaagtcacttaaccccagttgcctcaccaaaaaaaaaaaaaaaaagagttaaaaatacaCTGATTGGTGAGTCCATACACATAGAGTTCTCTGCACATGAATATCGAACTCTCTCCAATATCTGCTCAAGATATGAGGAGAGGAatcaagaaagggaagggggcagtTGGTTGGTTGATAGCTTGGGAAAAGGGCTGGAGAGATGATGTCATTACATGGTGGGGGTCGGGGGTTATTATGTAGGGCATGATTACCCTGACTCTGCCCTGTATCATGTGCCAGTGACTCAGACCTTTCTGTGGTTTGCCCTTTGATGATGTGGAGAATTTAGGGGCTGTCCCTGAAGGAAAGAACCCCCTACAAATCTAACCTAGGGGAGAAAGAATTATCACAATGGGATCCAATGATGCCAACACACGGTAGAAGCACAGCAAGAGGGCTCCCCCGTCTAATGAACATGAGACCTCAGAGAATAGGAAATCCCATGGGTAAAGACCCATGTCCCACTGGATTGGGAGTAGAACAGGGTTTCAGTACCAGTTctgccactcactagctgtgctcaattcaacaagcatttattaagtgcctggtaTATCCATTTTGTTCTTACTGTAACCTTCCTGCCAATAATTGAATGTCAGGTCTTTGAGAGCAgaatttgcttgtttgttttctccTGTAGCACTTAAGAACTTAGGAAAGAGGTGAGGGCTGAATATTGGGGGAAAGTCATGGGAATAGAGAGGAGGACTGAGCCCACAGATGTTGATGAGGTCACTGAGAGTAGAAACAGAGAATGCCCCAGATGGGACCCTGGAGTACAACTAAACAGAATGAAGAGTAGGCATGGACAATAATCCTTCAAAAGGCGCCTGAGAAGGGTCAGTCAGAGAAGTagggagaaaaccagaaagaGCAATGACCAAAAAACCCAGGGAACAGAGAGTACTCTAGGAGGAGAGGAACGGAACTGATAAACAGTGTCAAATGCAGAGGTCAAGCAGgtcaaagactgagaaaagggcactggatttagcAACTGAGATATTGGTACATTTGCTTGGAAGAAGCCATTTCAGTCAAGTGATGAGGTCAGTAAACTGCAAGGAAAAAAGCaaggccccaaagaagagatatgaaagatACCTGCTCCACTCTAATGTACATATAGAAGGGCCATGAGTGtagaaaatttatttatatataataaatttattatataatattttagttattgtttacaaatatatttattgtatatatatatacatatatttctatatatatataatttgggggGAGGTTCTCAACTTTCAAGGGAAAGGTAATATGGGATTTCTtcctgggaaggagggaagggataaACTtagacaatgtaaaaacaaaaatatatcaacggggcagctaggtggcaaagtggatagagcactaaccctggagtcaggagtacctgagttcaaatccagcctcagacacttaacacttacgagctgtgtgaccctgggcaagtcacttaaccccaactgcgtcactaaaaaaaaaaatatatatatatatacatatatatatatataaaatatatacatatatataaaaatatatatcaataattttgtttaaaagaaggcaatttgtaactagaaaataataaaatacttttatgattaaaaaaaaaataaaagaaggcgATTACAACAGTCCAAGCAAGAAATGATAAGGGACTAAACTAAGGTGGTACCTTCATGAGTGCAGAGGGACTTTTGAGAGATGTGGAggaaaaaacaccaccaaaagATGTGGCAATGGATTGGACACATGGGCTGAGAGTGAGAAGCAGAGAATGATCCTGAAGTTTTTACCCAGGTGACTGGATGATAGTGCCTCCAACAGTAATtggaaaatttggaagaggagtgAATTTGGTGAAAAatctgagttctgttttggatatattgagtttgagatgctacAGAATATTCAGTTCATAATGTCCAAAGAGagttggtgatgtgagactgaTGCTAAGGAGAGAAATTGGTACTAGATGTATCGACttgggaatcatctgcagagACGATAACTGCACTCACGTGAGGCGAAAGTATAGTGAAGATGGGGGTAgctagttgatgcagtggataaagcaccagccctggattctggaggacctgagttcaaatctggcctcagacacttgacacttaactagctgtgtgaccctgggcaagtcacttaaccctcactgccccacacaaaataacaaaaacaaagtatagtgaagagaagagaggataggacagagccttggaggaTATACAAAGTGAGCATAACATGGATAAGCATCCAGCAAAGGGGAAAGTGAATCCCCTGCAGCTCTGAGGATTATATGAGTCCAATTGGGACAAGCCCCTCCTTGGGGGTTGGTATCCCCAGCTATGTCCACCAGGGTCCTTTGCTTCTCACCCTGATGCCCACTGAGGCCCTTCTAGCCTCAGCTTGTTTGGGCTTCGACAGTGGCAGGAAGCCGTGTGCCTTCGAAGGATAAATGAGCTGCTAGTTGTCCCTGAAAGCTCTCACTTCCCCCACATGCTGATTCAACAAGAATTTAGCCCGGCTGCTATATTCCtagaaaggaaaccagaaaaacaTAGGGTTTGAGAGTCTAATCCAGCTACATGGGAAGAGGAGGTAAGGATGGTAAGATACTAAGCAAGGGCCCAGGCAGGATGGAAGTGGTGGAGGTGGGGCCACAAATGTATTTCTCAGCCATTTTCCATAGTTTGAAATATTGCAAATGGACTTGAACCATGATAACTAATCAGGAAGGTGCCATGCAAGCCTGAAGTATACATTCTATCAAGGGATTCTGATCCACTGACAGCACAGCTGTAGGAACCCAGACTTCCAAAGAACCACAGTCAAAAATCATCCTCTTTGAGCACAACCTGATTTAATTCTATCCAACCCTAagctctctcctgagctccagagCTCACCACACCAACTGCCTagtggacatcttgaactgaatatcccataggcacctcaaactccaaaatagaattcattatcttcacCTTCCCCTAACCCCCAAACACTACTCTActctgaactttcctattactgttcaACTGCTCTCAATCACCCAGGCCTTGACTCCTTATTCTCATTactttgccaaatcttgtcatttctacctttacaacatctcaaGATCACATACAAacccttctttccattcagatagccaccaccctagttcagccTCTCTcaactggactattgcaatagctttctaactggtctccttgcctcaacgCTTTCCCTATTCTAATCAATCTTCAACTTAGTGTCAATATGATTTTTCTAAATCAagagttcttaatattttttactTCAAGAACTCTTTGGCAATCTGAGAAATCCaggataacatttttaaatgcataaagtacacAGGactaaaaagaaatatacttgggggcagctaggtggcacagtggacaaagcaccagccctggattcaggaggacctgagttcaaatccggcttcagacacttgacactcactagctgtgtgacactgggcaagttacttaacccccattaacccgcaaaaaaaaaaaagaaaaagaaaaataccgattatttaaatagttataaaaaaaatttttttttaagtgaggcaattggggttaagtgacttgcccagggtcacacaactagtaagtgttaagtgtctgaggcaggatttgaacacaggtactcctgactccagggccggtgctctatccactgtgccacctagctgcccccccaattttttttttaaaaacaccccCAAGTTCAGAGAGCCAAATTAAATATCCTTGTTTTCAACTCTAGGCCTGACCATATCACCTCCTCAATGAACTCCTGTGAGCACctattttaaggatcaaatttAAAGTGCTCTTTTGTCATTTAAAGAACatcgtaggggcagctaggtggcgcagtggatagagcaccggccctggattcagaaggacctgagttcaaatccgacctcagacacttaacacttactagctgtgtgaccctgggcaagtcgcttaaccccaatttccataagtaaataaataaataaatggatgaatgaatgaataaaaataaagtacatcATAATCTggccctttcctcccttttctattttctgtCCCTTGAACTGGACAGACATTCCAACTCTGAGTTTTCACTAGCTATCCCCTAGGACTGGAAAGatctgctccctcccctcctgactcaatttccctggcttccttcaagatttggttcaaatctcaccttctataggtctttccttgtcccctccccccagatgtcagtgccttcccttctcagattaccttcagtttcctctgtaTATAACTGTTAGGTACATTTGGGACTGGCTAAAACACTACCAGGTTTATTTGCAGCTGTATATTGTAGACTTCATCTGTTTTATTGATTGGTCTTTCAGTTTTAGGATAAGGAatcactatttggtaaaaaaaaaacaaaacctgctatgaaaactgaaaagttacagattaggtagagaccaacatcttacatactgagatgaaataaaaaatggataaaatacttAGATAGAAAATGTTATATCATAAAcaaatcagaggagaaaagaataatTTAGTTTTCAGATCTACggataggggaagagtttatAACCAAAGGGCTAGAGAGGATCGCTGAAGACAAAGTAGACAATTTTAACTACATATAATTaagatttttgtacaaacaaatcaAACGCAGttgaaattagaaggaaagccgTTAACTGGGGGAAACGTTTGCAAAAAATTCTCTTAAAAAAGtcttatttccaagatatatgaggaattgattcaaatttataagaaaagccatttcccaattgataaagtCAAAGGCATAgtcaattttcaaaggaaaaaaaacaagctctcaacaaacatattttttaaaaaactccaaatcattaataattatagaaatgcaaattgaagcagcTCAGGTTTTACTGCATACCCAACAGATTGGTAAGTATGGGgtggggagtgagagagaaagagaaaagaaaaataaaaatggcaaatgttCTAAGAGGACTGGGAAAATATACAAATTAATGCACTACTGGTGATTgtgtgaactgatctagccattctgaaaaacaatttggaactatacccagtGATACCATTACTAGTCTTATAACCTcaagagatcaaggaaagaggaaaagaatatataggtacaaaaatatttatagtggcaaaggactggaaacTAAAAGGCTGtctattagttggggaatggttgaacaaattaagATATATAAATACAACGGAATAATATTGTGCCAAAAGAAATGGCCAAagggatggtttaaaaaaaaaactgggaagtaagcagaaacaagaagacaatttttatttatatgcacacacataataatgtaaagaaaattaactttgaaagacttaataactatgatcaatgtaatgaccatcTCCAATGTCAGAGtgccagtgaaaaggcatgaaTCATCATGATGGACTCAAGATTCAGAATGAGACCTACATTAATGTAATgaccaatgtggggatttgttttgcctaaggatacatatttttattgctgttcagtcatgtccgattcttcatgaccccatttggggttttcttggcaaagttactggagtggtttgtcatttccttctccaagtcattttacagatgaggaaactgaggcaaactctgttaagtgaggggcagctaagtggctcagtggatagagcactggtcctggagtcaggagtacctgtgttcaaatcctgcctcagacacttaacacttactagctgtgtgaccctgggcaaatcacttaaccccaattgcctcactaaaaaacaacaaaaaaaacccaaccctgtgttaagtgattcacctaaagtcacagagctatttagtttctgaggcaaaatttgaacccaggtcttcctgactccaggcctagcactctctctattcactgccacctatctgctccttATTAAGCATTGCCTCTGTTATTGCTGCCAAGGATATCTGATACACTGCTGTCACTTCCATCCCTGCTGAGTTTTTGCTGaagagaattgggggggggggcaggggatcCCACACtcaatccactctgccacctagctattctGCTAGgggcaataaaaaagaaatagagttaatttgtggttttctaaatcaatatgtagcCTGAAGGCATC
This window contains:
- the ZBTB32 gene encoding LOW QUALITY PROTEIN: zinc finger and BTB domain-containing protein 32 (The sequence of the model RefSeq protein was modified relative to this genomic sequence to represent the inferred CDS: deleted 1 base in 1 codon; substituted 2 bases at 2 genomic stop codons), with translation MPLPSMPSVQLRSPHGVDELVXLAASLRPALCDAVISVGIEEFPAHSLVLARLSQQLGRRGQWTLIEGISPPIFAHLLHFAYGETLEVRPGELGPLWEAAXALGVETLEVECRRVLGEEVEKGYQELKQHQEKPEEPTGEPVSLQGSASTRLWCQEAQTILGGVLLLSPRYGSPFSHSTPIPEAWREMWSQEQRPSALGGYVEELLPWAVPCAPTLFPVGSLQVRPAQPSSHEKRVSDQKAVQVRVGVREGFPGLGQVPAGPHPHLTPRGLVPSLHLGRRPPLGFRAPGLPLSGLGKRFSLKHQMETHYRVHTGEKPFSCRLCPQRSRDFSAIAKHLRTHGAAPYRCPLCQAGCPSVAAMQDHIRSHPPGQLPPGWSIRSTFLYSSSPCTTSSSSSPSPSPSPAT